The Brevibacillus brevis genome contains a region encoding:
- a CDS encoding RNA polymerase sigma factor, giving the protein MDHLIIRPKTHEEHTQIEDETLVEQAKAGDQEAFSELVRRHRSKVYGYARSYTQEAFLAEDIVQDALIRAFLHLGTLVDSRRFLPWLHRIVRNQAYTRLSKGSQKRETVFSSLGKLTHEQEPTDWEDLDSILHRLGRSWSHSAQNNNPEEVMVRRELFETIRSLLYCLNPRERRIVESHFFDHLAPHEIAHMFQMSQANVYQVLSRSRKKLLQEKTRVVVDQYMKTRKVAGSMKQAVLNKPEAFTMPTWVTCAAALFGLVESSERKMSLPMILGLSGHAFRLTIVPGNIHIAGPTMFHFQRVLQQGLKNMGFESRAVTSYHLSCEPSINANQVAPSLLSPEAREKRQLSVLLPEALELVHRSIDKGHPVLAWDLFMPEFGLIYGYDDEKRVFYAGDNCRNDSTIPYENLGRGIVEELFVLAIDRAFPIDQRTMLANALHSALVHYRGEEPQDPSCVNGLAAYAVWQEAYEKGTVEPNGNAYTTVVNGDARRYASLFWSEIVDTWTDSVFDEVRPLMKEAASVYGAIADGFDTLSKLFPFPAGGEPNDAEQGRQAIALLKAIERNERTAVSVLEQIQAGLENKIGK; this is encoded by the coding sequence ATGGATCACTTGATAATCAGGCCCAAGACTCATGAGGAGCACACCCAGATAGAAGACGAGACTTTGGTAGAACAGGCGAAAGCTGGGGATCAAGAGGCGTTTAGCGAGCTGGTCAGGCGCCATCGCTCCAAAGTATACGGCTATGCACGGTCGTACACACAAGAAGCCTTTCTTGCCGAAGACATCGTTCAGGATGCTCTCATTCGCGCCTTTTTGCACCTTGGGACGCTGGTGGACAGCCGACGTTTCCTTCCTTGGCTGCATCGGATTGTGCGCAACCAGGCCTACACACGGCTTTCGAAGGGTTCGCAAAAAAGGGAAACCGTCTTCTCGAGTCTGGGCAAACTAACGCATGAGCAGGAACCGACTGACTGGGAGGACCTCGATAGTATCTTGCACAGGCTGGGACGGTCTTGGTCACACTCTGCGCAGAACAACAACCCCGAAGAGGTCATGGTGCGTCGTGAACTGTTTGAGACAATCAGGAGCCTGCTGTACTGCCTCAATCCTCGGGAGAGACGCATTGTGGAATCTCACTTTTTTGATCATTTGGCCCCTCATGAGATCGCCCACATGTTCCAGATGTCCCAGGCAAACGTCTACCAAGTGCTATCGCGTTCTCGCAAAAAACTGCTTCAGGAAAAAACTCGTGTCGTTGTTGATCAATACATGAAGACGAGAAAGGTTGCGGGGAGTATGAAACAAGCAGTATTGAACAAACCAGAAGCATTCACGATGCCTACTTGGGTTACTTGCGCAGCGGCACTATTCGGATTGGTAGAATCGAGCGAACGCAAAATGTCTTTGCCGATGATACTTGGCTTGAGCGGCCATGCCTTTCGCTTGACGATCGTGCCTGGAAATATCCATATTGCAGGCCCAACGATGTTTCACTTTCAGCGGGTCTTGCAGCAGGGTTTGAAAAACATGGGCTTTGAATCTCGTGCCGTCACCTCGTATCATCTATCCTGCGAACCAAGCATCAATGCCAATCAAGTTGCTCCCTCGCTATTGAGCCCGGAGGCACGCGAAAAGCGCCAGCTGTCTGTCCTCCTGCCAGAAGCATTGGAACTGGTCCACCGCTCCATCGACAAAGGGCATCCTGTGCTTGCTTGGGATCTGTTCATGCCAGAGTTCGGATTGATCTACGGCTATGATGATGAAAAAAGAGTGTTTTACGCAGGAGACAACTGTCGAAACGACAGTACCATTCCCTATGAAAACTTGGGGCGGGGTATCGTCGAGGAGTTGTTTGTCCTTGCCATCGACCGTGCGTTTCCGATCGACCAACGCACGATGCTCGCAAATGCTCTCCACTCTGCACTCGTTCATTATCGTGGAGAAGAACCGCAGGACCCGAGCTGCGTCAATGGTCTAGCGGCCTATGCTGTTTGGCAGGAAGCCTATGAAAAGGGAACGGTTGAGCCGAATGGCAACGCGTATACGACCGTGGTGAACGGGGATGCACGGCGCTATGCCTCTCTTTTCTGGAGCGAAATCGTTGATACGTGGACAGATTCTGTGTTTGATGAGGTCCGCCCACTGATGAAAGAAGCGGCTAGCGTGTACGGGGCGATTGCCGATGGCTTTGACACGTTAAGCAAGCTCTTCCCATTCCCTGCTGGGGGCGAGCCGAACGATGCGGAGCAAGGTAGGCAGGCTATTGCGTTGTTGAAGGCGATTGAGCGAAATGAACGTACTGCTGTATCCGTACTGGAACAAATACAGGCGGGGCTTGAGAATAAAATAGGAAAGTAA
- a CDS encoding YcdB/YcdC domain-containing protein, which produces MFKKCLSIVLTVATILFGTSGPALAASPEILLKSTAAPAPEEINLPEGAAQIVAALEELEPELKTLTVRTVKLRTGNEVVLYMSHPKDEYVGASLVFDRETGEMLDYNAALDIWNAKGRVTDEILLQRAEKHLLAVQWSDKRKMTGNPKLSQIKEKRPEIVRFRYIEYPAMLNGLEVDRGILTGIYMVTDYEGHLLSLSFHPLDLEDTKVPDPKSALAPEAITEQLFTPDHFDYGYVQEGSDGKPSIQYAWRTSPFIDAVTGKQIEAPSGLEIVDDGKRNPVNVKNITITPKENSLIVSNRAEAEKIITNLFGTDKKLTNMPYDARNTWGDFVYSWTDRGGVDILLTVDESTGQVINAMDWTRKENLSIPLTREEALKKAIAVLESYAPISANEWQVEIFDPYKPAVLADWMMELNKVKERHTDNYSFRFHRLQNGLPVLDHNYWVVIEMKSGQVVYFSPTMPNEEGGLPVRKPSVTAQQAADLAAKNLPLKLSYFWPTYNGKKSPYLQLVYTIDTYKGWPTVDAVSGKFEWSNNLKEVRRP; this is translated from the coding sequence ATGTTCAAAAAATGCTTATCAATTGTTCTAACAGTAGCAACGATACTCTTTGGAACAAGTGGACCGGCATTGGCTGCAAGCCCTGAAATCCTCCTGAAAAGCACAGCAGCCCCAGCTCCAGAAGAAATCAACCTCCCAGAAGGCGCCGCTCAAATTGTGGCTGCTTTAGAAGAGCTGGAGCCCGAATTAAAAACGTTGACAGTGCGAACCGTTAAACTGAGGACGGGTAATGAAGTAGTCTTGTACATGAGTCATCCAAAAGATGAGTACGTTGGAGCCTCTCTCGTTTTTGATAGGGAAACCGGGGAAATGCTCGACTATAACGCAGCCCTGGATATTTGGAATGCTAAAGGGAGAGTAACGGACGAGATTTTGTTGCAGCGTGCAGAAAAACATTTGCTCGCCGTACAATGGTCAGATAAACGGAAAATGACAGGTAATCCTAAATTATCGCAAATTAAGGAGAAGCGTCCCGAGATAGTCAGATTTCGGTACATAGAATATCCTGCTATGCTGAATGGTTTGGAAGTAGATAGAGGGATCCTGACAGGCATATACATGGTCACGGATTACGAAGGTCATCTTTTAAGTTTGTCTTTTCATCCACTTGATTTGGAAGATACCAAGGTTCCTGATCCAAAATCGGCATTGGCACCAGAAGCCATCACAGAGCAGTTATTCACCCCCGATCATTTCGACTACGGATATGTTCAGGAAGGGAGCGACGGCAAACCGAGTATACAATATGCATGGAGAACTTCACCATTTATAGATGCTGTAACAGGAAAGCAGATTGAAGCGCCTAGCGGATTAGAGATCGTAGACGATGGAAAACGAAATCCTGTCAATGTGAAGAACATTACGATCACTCCAAAAGAGAACTCACTGATTGTCTCAAACCGAGCTGAGGCAGAGAAAATTATTACGAATTTGTTTGGAACAGATAAAAAGCTCACGAATATGCCCTATGATGCAAGGAATACTTGGGGAGACTTCGTTTATTCTTGGACAGATCGTGGTGGGGTGGATATTCTCCTTACGGTGGACGAATCTACTGGACAGGTTATCAATGCTATGGATTGGACACGAAAGGAAAATCTATCTATTCCATTGACAAGGGAAGAAGCACTAAAAAAAGCGATTGCCGTCCTTGAATCGTATGCTCCGATTTCGGCTAATGAATGGCAAGTAGAGATATTCGATCCATATAAACCTGCGGTGTTGGCCGACTGGATGATGGAATTAAATAAGGTTAAGGAAAGACATACAGATAATTATTCATTCAGGTTTCATAGGCTCCAAAATGGTCTGCCTGTGCTCGATCACAATTATTGGGTCGTGATCGAAATGAAGAGCGGCCAAGTCGTATATTTCTCTCCAACTATGCCGAACGAGGAAGGCGGACTTCCAGTACGTAAACCATCTGTGACTGCACAGCAAGCTGCTGATCTGGCAGCAAAGAATCTTCCGCTCAAGCTGTCCTACTTCTGGCCCACCTACAATGGCAAAAAATCCCCTTATCTTCAGCTCGTCTATACAATTGATACTTATAAGGGCTGGCCAACCGTAGATGCAGTAAGCGGGAAGTTTGAATGGAGCAATAACCTAAAAGAAGTAAGGCGACCATAA
- the gatB gene encoding Asp-tRNA(Asn)/Glu-tRNA(Gln) amidotransferase subunit GatB codes for MSKYETVIGLEVHAELSTNSKIFCGCPTEFGAPPNTHTCPICLGHPGVLPVTNKQAVEFAMKAALALNCEISRETKFDRKNYFYPDSPKAYQISQFDQPIGYNGWIDIEVNGETKRIGITRLHLEEDAGKLTHSDFGGESLVDFNRVGVPLVEIVSEPDIRTPEEARAYLEKLKAIIQYTEVSDVRMEQGSLRCDANVSIRPYGQEEFGTKAELKNMNSFRNVQMGLEYEVQRQMEVVSSGGKVVQETRRWDEANKKTLTMRSKEEAHDYRYFPDPDLVRMQISEEWIEAVRATIPELPDARQARYVNEFGLSKDDAGVITISKETADFFDETVKTGAEPKSVANWLMVDLLAHLNANNLVFADVKMTPKGLGEMIKLIEDGTISSKIAKTVFKEMVETGKEPKQIVEEKGLVQISDEGALRQIVVDAVNSNPQAVADFKSGNEKAAAFFVGQVMKQTKGKANPGMVNKLIQEVLNSL; via the coding sequence ATGAGCAAGTACGAAACCGTCATCGGCTTGGAGGTTCACGCCGAGCTATCGACCAACAGTAAAATCTTTTGCGGCTGCCCGACTGAATTTGGTGCACCGCCGAATACACATACATGCCCGATCTGCTTGGGACATCCAGGTGTACTGCCTGTAACGAACAAGCAAGCGGTAGAATTCGCGATGAAAGCAGCACTCGCCCTCAACTGCGAGATTTCCCGCGAGACCAAGTTCGACCGCAAGAACTACTTTTATCCAGACTCGCCAAAAGCGTACCAAATCTCGCAGTTTGACCAGCCAATCGGCTACAATGGCTGGATCGACATCGAAGTAAACGGTGAGACGAAGCGCATTGGCATCACTCGTCTGCATTTGGAAGAGGATGCGGGCAAGCTGACGCACAGCGATTTTGGCGGAGAGTCTCTGGTAGACTTTAACCGCGTCGGGGTACCGCTCGTAGAGATCGTTTCTGAGCCGGACATCCGCACACCGGAAGAAGCCCGTGCGTATCTGGAAAAGCTGAAAGCGATCATCCAGTACACCGAAGTATCTGACGTTCGCATGGAACAAGGCTCCCTGCGTTGCGACGCTAACGTTTCCATTCGCCCGTATGGTCAAGAAGAATTCGGAACCAAGGCCGAGCTGAAAAACATGAACTCCTTCCGCAACGTACAAATGGGCTTGGAGTACGAGGTACAGCGTCAGATGGAGGTAGTTTCATCCGGTGGCAAAGTCGTTCAGGAAACGCGCCGTTGGGATGAAGCGAACAAGAAGACGTTGACGATGCGTTCCAAAGAGGAAGCGCACGACTATCGTTACTTCCCAGACCCGGATCTGGTTCGCATGCAAATTTCCGAGGAGTGGATTGAAGCGGTTCGCGCGACCATTCCAGAGCTGCCAGATGCTCGTCAAGCACGCTATGTGAACGAGTTTGGCTTGTCTAAGGATGATGCAGGAGTCATTACGATCTCCAAGGAGACGGCTGATTTCTTTGATGAGACTGTGAAAACAGGAGCAGAGCCGAAGTCAGTAGCGAACTGGCTGATGGTAGACCTGTTGGCACACCTCAACGCTAACAACCTGGTGTTTGCTGATGTGAAAATGACACCAAAAGGCTTGGGTGAGATGATCAAGCTGATCGAGGACGGAACCATTTCCTCCAAAATCGCCAAAACCGTCTTCAAAGAGATGGTGGAGACCGGCAAAGAGCCGAAGCAGATCGTCGAAGAAAAAGGACTCGTCCAAATCAGCGATGAAGGCGCTCTGCGTCAAATCGTCGTCGATGCGGTCAATTCCAACCCGCAAGCCGTGGCAGACTTCAAGTCCGGAAACGAAAAAGCAGCTGCTTTCTTTGTTGGTCAGGTCATGAAGCAAACCAAAGGTAAGGCAAACCCGGGAATGGTAAACAAGTTGATTCAGGAAGTATTGAACAGCCTGTAG
- the gatA gene encoding Asp-tRNA(Asn)/Glu-tRNA(Gln) amidotransferase subunit GatA: protein MSLFDKRLSEIHSALRAKEISVTDLVQASIASIKEHDGEIKSVLHVDEEGALAHARQLDERLVKGNEELGLLYGLPAGLKDNLVTKDVRTTCASKFLANYDPVHDGTVSKKVKDADAVIVAKLNMDEFAMGGSNENSGFFPAKNPWNTDYVPGGSSGGSAAAMAARHFYFTLGSDTGGSIRQPAAFCGVVGLKPTYGRVSRFGLVAFASSLDQIGPVTKNVEDSAYVLQAIAGHDEYDSTSANVDVPDYLSALTGDVKGLRIGVPKELIGEGIDPEVRDAVLAALKQLESMGATWSEVSMPHTEYAVPAYYLLSSSEASSNLARFDGVRYGVRADNAANLIELYKESRSQGFGPEVKRRIMLGTYALSSGYYDAYYKKAQQVRTLIIQDFNSIFADYDVILHPTTPSTAFKVGENVDDPVKMYLEDICTVPVNLAGLPAISVPCGFSKNGLPIGLQIVGRAFDESTVLRVAHAYEQTAGFYGRKPEWVRG from the coding sequence GTGTCGCTGTTTGACAAGCGATTGTCTGAGATACATAGCGCCCTGCGCGCAAAAGAGATTTCGGTAACGGATCTGGTGCAGGCTTCCATCGCCAGCATCAAGGAGCATGACGGAGAAATCAAATCCGTCCTGCATGTAGATGAAGAGGGAGCCTTGGCTCATGCCCGTCAATTGGACGAGCGCCTGGTCAAGGGAAATGAGGAGCTGGGTCTTCTCTACGGCTTGCCTGCCGGACTGAAGGACAACCTGGTTACAAAAGACGTTCGCACGACTTGCGCGAGCAAATTTTTGGCGAACTACGATCCGGTCCATGACGGGACTGTTTCCAAAAAGGTGAAGGATGCCGATGCCGTCATCGTTGCGAAGCTGAACATGGACGAGTTTGCGATGGGCGGCTCCAATGAAAATTCCGGCTTTTTCCCAGCGAAAAACCCGTGGAACACCGACTACGTTCCGGGAGGCTCTTCCGGTGGCTCAGCGGCGGCAATGGCTGCGCGTCATTTTTACTTCACACTCGGCTCTGATACAGGCGGTTCCATCCGTCAGCCTGCTGCTTTTTGTGGCGTTGTCGGCTTGAAGCCTACGTATGGACGCGTCTCCCGTTTCGGGCTGGTTGCGTTCGCGTCCTCGCTGGATCAGATCGGACCTGTGACGAAAAACGTTGAGGATTCCGCCTATGTGCTGCAAGCGATTGCGGGACATGATGAATACGACTCTACCTCTGCCAATGTGGACGTACCGGATTACTTGTCCGCATTGACTGGAGATGTAAAAGGACTGCGTATTGGGGTACCGAAAGAGTTGATCGGAGAAGGGATTGACCCTGAGGTTCGCGATGCGGTTCTGGCAGCATTGAAGCAGCTGGAGAGCATGGGTGCTACATGGAGCGAGGTTTCTATGCCGCACACGGAATATGCAGTGCCGGCTTACTACCTCTTGTCTTCGTCTGAAGCTTCGTCCAACCTGGCTCGTTTTGATGGCGTTCGTTATGGTGTGCGTGCAGACAATGCGGCAAACCTGATCGAGCTGTACAAGGAATCCCGCAGCCAAGGCTTTGGCCCAGAAGTGAAGCGCCGCATCATGCTCGGAACCTACGCGCTCTCGTCTGGTTATTACGATGCTTACTACAAAAAGGCGCAGCAGGTGCGTACCCTGATCATTCAGGACTTCAACAGCATTTTTGCTGACTACGATGTCATCCTGCACCCAACCACGCCTTCTACGGCTTTCAAAGTAGGCGAAAACGTAGATGATCCGGTGAAAATGTATCTGGAGGATATTTGTACCGTTCCTGTAAACCTGGCTGGTCTGCCAGCAATCAGCGTGCCGTGCGGATTCTCCAAAAACGGTCTGCCGATCGGTTTGCAGATCGTAGGACGTGCATTTGACGAATCCACCGTATTGCGCGTAGCCCATGCGTATGAACAAACCGCAGGCTTCTACGGTCGCAAACCGGAATGGGTGAGGGGGTAA
- the gatC gene encoding Asp-tRNA(Asn)/Glu-tRNA(Gln) amidotransferase subunit GatC → MSAITRKEVEHVANLARLQLTEEEAERYTKDLNAILDFAAKLNELDTSNIEPTSHATDVKNVMREDVNRPSLPREDVLKNAPDHEDGQFKVPAVFE, encoded by the coding sequence ATGAGTGCCATTACTCGCAAAGAAGTAGAACACGTAGCTAATTTGGCCCGTTTGCAGCTCACTGAGGAAGAAGCGGAGCGGTACACAAAAGACCTGAATGCGATTCTTGATTTTGCAGCCAAGCTGAATGAGCTCGATACATCCAATATTGAGCCAACCAGCCATGCTACAGACGTGAAAAATGTCATGCGCGAAGACGTAAATAGACCGTCCCTGCCGCGTGAGGACGTGCTGAAAAACGCACCGGACCACGAAGACGGGCAGTTTAAAGTGCCGGCTGTATTCGAATAA
- the asd gene encoding archaetidylserine decarboxylase (Phosphatidylserine decarboxylase is synthesized as a single chain precursor. Generation of the pyruvoyl active site from a Ser is coupled to cleavage of a Gly-Ser bond between the larger (beta) and smaller (alpha chains). It is an integral membrane protein.), which translates to MGKKLLPGLIHRLPQNAMSRTMGKITATPFSRLAIQRYIKHYQIDTSIIEKPASEYRTLKEFFSRRLKPAARPIAPGPDTIVSPVDGTVSQLGDICEGTLIQAKGKEFSVMELLGGSEEEAKRYYGGKFITIYLSPRDYHRIHMPVTGDLSCYCYLPGRLYPVNQLGIENVDRLFARNERLVTHIKTDSLGDMALVKVGALFVGSVKVCYNTATTNIKRGRQTHEKIAGTPRYEKGAELGWFEFGSTVILLLESNQLEWAAGVEKGKPLLMGQALAKKKPE; encoded by the coding sequence ATGGGCAAAAAGCTGCTCCCAGGTCTCATCCATCGCTTGCCACAAAACGCGATGTCACGGACTATGGGCAAAATTACCGCTACTCCCTTTAGTCGATTAGCCATTCAACGATACATAAAGCACTATCAAATTGATACGTCCATCATAGAAAAGCCGGCTTCGGAATACCGCACGCTGAAGGAGTTTTTTTCCCGCCGCCTGAAGCCCGCAGCGAGACCGATTGCACCTGGCCCAGATACCATTGTAAGCCCGGTAGATGGAACCGTTTCGCAGTTGGGTGATATTTGCGAAGGCACCTTAATTCAAGCAAAGGGAAAAGAGTTCAGTGTGATGGAGCTGCTGGGCGGTTCGGAGGAAGAGGCCAAGCGCTACTACGGTGGTAAATTTATCACCATTTATTTGAGTCCAAGGGACTACCATCGGATTCATATGCCGGTAACGGGCGATTTGAGCTGTTACTGCTATTTGCCTGGCAGACTCTATCCTGTCAACCAGCTGGGGATTGAAAACGTAGACCGTTTGTTTGCCCGCAATGAACGCTTGGTAACGCACATCAAAACAGATAGCTTGGGCGATATGGCTTTGGTAAAAGTAGGAGCCTTGTTTGTAGGCAGCGTGAAGGTCTGCTACAACACAGCTACGACGAACATCAAGCGCGGTCGCCAAACACACGAGAAGATTGCTGGGACACCTCGTTATGAAAAAGGGGCGGAGCTGGGCTGGTTCGAATTTGGTTCGACCGTCATCTTGCTCTTGGAATCCAATCAACTCGAATGGGCAGCGGGTGTTGAAAAAGGCAAACCTCTCTTGATGGGGCAAGCGCTCGCGAAAAAGAAGCCAGAATAA
- a CDS encoding diguanylate cyclase domain-containing protein, giving the protein MVKKLDITTLISQHGDILTSLFDHMSDMFFLMAVEQDSDGAYQFRYVLMNPSAMHVAQLSEEAYGKTFEDVYHHEKASLLQHMYTQAVKSGSPIHFTANGDIIGESILSPVYDSNGVCTHVFSITRDVTERTNLQSQLAYMAYHDALTGLPNRRLLSEKLQQALRAAQSKEEMVAALYLDCDRFKEINDTWGHDTGDLFLQMLATRLKSSVRDGDIVARLGGDEFVIVLTGIHSERQVEKIASRILLATQEPWMIEDRAIPFSTSIGIALYPASASEAEQLLSNADKALYQAKKTGRNRFFFFDPI; this is encoded by the coding sequence ATGGTAAAGAAACTCGATATTACTACACTTATCAGTCAGCATGGTGATATCCTAACCAGTCTATTCGATCATATGTCGGACATGTTTTTTCTCATGGCTGTCGAACAAGATTCGGACGGGGCGTATCAGTTTCGCTATGTCTTGATGAATCCATCCGCAATGCACGTTGCCCAATTGAGCGAGGAAGCATACGGAAAAACGTTTGAGGACGTGTATCATCACGAAAAAGCCAGCTTATTACAGCACATGTATACACAAGCAGTAAAAAGCGGGAGTCCGATCCACTTTACTGCGAATGGTGACATCATTGGCGAATCCATTCTTTCCCCTGTCTACGATAGCAATGGCGTATGTACGCATGTATTTTCCATTACCCGCGATGTTACCGAGCGCACAAACCTGCAGTCGCAATTAGCCTATATGGCTTATCATGATGCGCTTACGGGATTGCCGAACAGGCGCCTCCTCTCCGAAAAGCTCCAGCAAGCTCTACGTGCAGCCCAATCAAAAGAGGAGATGGTCGCTGCCCTCTATTTGGACTGTGACCGCTTTAAAGAAATCAACGATACGTGGGGTCACGACACAGGAGATCTGTTTTTACAAATGCTGGCTACACGCCTCAAGTCGTCCGTTCGAGATGGAGATATCGTCGCGCGTCTGGGGGGAGACGAGTTTGTCATCGTCCTGACCGGCATTCATTCCGAACGCCAGGTTGAAAAAATTGCGAGCCGTATCCTGCTTGCGACGCAAGAGCCTTGGATGATCGAGGACCGGGCCATACCGTTTTCGACAAGCATAGGCATTGCCCTCTACCCGGCATCTGCAAGCGAAGCCGAACAACTGTTGAGCAATGCAGACAAAGCGCTTTATCAGGCCAAAAAGACAGGGCGCAATCGTTTCTTTTTCTTTGACCCCATTTGA
- a CDS encoding MraY family glycosyltransferase: MFVGLLLVSTFFAGAQKTVAVLAVGGTMLVAIGWVDDTYKSKKKDFPALPKLMVQLLAATMTFLMDIRFRGINLMWLGGEEGTYISFPILVSLLMTVLWIVGLINMVNFLDGVDGLAAGATVISAVTLFFLSMLKGQELTALLAVALAGAALAFLRFNFYPAKIFMGDAGSMFLGFALGVISLEGTMKGATLISLVVTVLAVGLPVIDTVQVIISRLLAGSPMYQADRRHVHHRLMSRGLSTKQTVIILYVVSLLFSVLAVFLFYSQ; the protein is encoded by the coding sequence ATGTTCGTCGGTCTCTTGTTGGTGTCAACTTTTTTTGCAGGGGCGCAAAAAACCGTTGCAGTTTTGGCAGTTGGAGGGACCATGCTGGTAGCCATTGGATGGGTAGACGATACGTACAAATCGAAGAAAAAAGATTTTCCGGCACTGCCGAAGCTAATGGTGCAGTTACTGGCAGCGACGATGACATTCCTCATGGATATTCGCTTTCGGGGAATCAATTTGATGTGGCTGGGGGGAGAGGAAGGGACGTATATCTCATTTCCGATCCTTGTTTCCCTGCTGATGACCGTGCTGTGGATCGTCGGCTTGATCAATATGGTGAATTTTTTGGATGGGGTCGACGGACTTGCTGCCGGTGCTACCGTGATCTCAGCGGTGACCTTGTTCTTTTTGTCGATGCTCAAAGGTCAAGAATTAACGGCATTATTGGCAGTGGCACTGGCAGGTGCTGCACTCGCTTTTCTACGTTTTAATTTCTATCCAGCGAAAATTTTTATGGGTGATGCGGGATCGATGTTTTTGGGATTCGCTCTCGGCGTGATCTCGTTGGAAGGAACGATGAAAGGGGCTACACTCATTTCATTAGTCGTGACTGTACTGGCAGTAGGCTTGCCCGTCATAGACACTGTACAGGTCATCATCAGTCGGCTTTTGGCAGGCTCCCCCATGTACCAAGCGGATCGTCGACATGTTCATCATCGGCTCATGTCCCGGGGGTTGTCAACGAAGCAGACGGTCATCATTCTGTATGTGGTGAGCTTGCTGTTCTCGGTCTTGGCAGTGTTTTTGTTTTATAGTCAATAA